The Drosophila bipectinata strain 14024-0381.07 chromosome 2L, DbipHiC1v2, whole genome shotgun sequence genome has a segment encoding these proteins:
- the Ir40a gene encoding ionotropic receptor 40a isoform X2, with protein MGAIECVSLILIDPKELLDNLYNRHLTHRLSLYIFYWGANWLPRASLLKFEEPLRAVVVTRPRKHAFRIYYNQAQPSKINHLQLVNWYDTNNLGLKRCPLLPSGASVYKNFDGRVFRVPVFHSPPWFWVAYGNKSDRFMENLTSLDSLDNSELRVTGGRDHRLLMLLAQHMNFRFKYIEAPGRTQGSFRSEDATASKDSFTGGIGLLQSGHADFFLGDVGLSSERLKAIEYSFFTLADSGAFATHAPRRLNEALAILRPFKPDIWPYLILTIVFSGPMFYFIISIPYLWRRHYITSDVEYFGGLRIYLVYIKEITPCLVPIQHPRVKRPVELFQKCIWFTLRLFLKQSCRELYNGYRAKFLTIVYWVAATYVLADVYSAQLTSQFARPARESPINTLQRLKEAMIYDGYRLYVEKESSSLEMLENGTELFRQLYALMQHQFPNTRSGFLIDSVEAGIKLIADGGEDKAVLGGRETLYFNMQSYGAQNFQLSQKLYTRYSAVAVQIGCPFLDSLNDVIMHLFESGILDRITIAEYAAQSRQITKNKNHHSSDLTALESSKHSTNEKIRDLQNQPACNENEIIMPLNFRLLQGAFIALAVGSFTAGSMCLLEMFLCHLVLDLKWGDNCTSWLTNWKRIRQFINYSFKN; from the exons ATGGGTGCCATCGAGTGTGTCAGTCTGATTCTAATCGACCCCAAGGAATTATTGGATAACCTTTATAACCGACACTTAACACACCGTCTTAGCCTTTACATTTTCTATTGGGGGGCTAACTGGCTTCCCCGTGCTAGTCTATTAAAATTTGAGGAGCCACTTCGTGCGGTCGTAGTAACCCGCCCTCGAAAACACGCTTTTCGCATATATTATAACCAGGCACAGCCCAGCAAAATAAACCATTTGCAGTTGGTAAATTGGTATGACACTAACAACCTAGGTCTAAAACGCTGTCCACTCCTGCCGTCCGGAGCGTCTgtatacaaaaattttgacGGTCGCGTTTTTCGTGTTCCTGTTTTTCAC TCTCCACCCTGGTTTTGGGTCGCCTATGGGAACAAGAGCGACCGTTTTATGGAAAACTTAACATCTCTTGACAGTCTGGATAACAGCGAGTTAAGGGTTACGGGTGGACGCGACCACCGCCTGCTCATGCTTTTGGCGCAGCACATGAATTTCCGGTTTAAATATATAGAAGCTCCTGGAAGAACACAAGGATCCTTTAGATCAGAAGATGCTACAGCTTCTAAAGACAGCTTTACGGGTGGAATCGGACTTTTGCAGAGCGGC CATGCCGATTTTTTCTTAGGCGATGTCGGTCTAAGCTCGGAGCGGCTTAAGGCCATTGAATACTCGTTTTTCACTTTGGCCGATTCCGGTGCCTTTGCCACTCATGCCCCAAGACGCCTTAATGAGGCCCTTGCTATTCTGCGACCTTTTAAGCCGGATATCTGGCCATATCTTATTCTTACAATAGTCTTTTCTGGTCCCATgttctattttattatttccatACCTTATCTTTGGCGACGGCACTACATCACATCGGATGTAGAGTATTTTGGAGGACTGCGAATTTATTTGGTATATATTAAAGAGATAACACCCTGTCTGGTGCCTATTCAACATCCGAGGGTAAAAAGGCCAGTCGAACTTTTTCAAAAGTGCATTTGGTTTACATTGAGGCTATTTCTAAAGCAGT CTTGTCGGGAACTGTATAACGGGTATCGAGCTAAATTCTTAACAATTGTATACTGGGTAGCAGCTACCTACGTCTTAGCCGATGTCTACTCCGCACAACTGACAAGCCAGTTTGCACGACCCGCCCGCGAGTCCCCTATCAACACTTTGCAACGCCTGAAAGAAGCCATGATTTATGATGGCTACCGCCTTTATGTAGAAAAGGAGAGTAGCTCGCTAGAGATGCTGGAGAATGGAACGGAACTTTTTAGACAGCTGTATGCTTTAATGCAGCACCAATTTCCCAACACTCGGTCGGGTTTTTTAATTGATTCAGTGGAGGCGGGTATTAAGCTAATAGCCGATGGAGGAGAGGACAAAGCAGTTCTGGGTGGGCGAGAGACACTCTACTTCAACATGCAAAGCTATGGAGCTCAAAACTTTCAGCTCAGCCAAAAGCTATATACTCGCTATTCGGCGGTGGCAGTACAAAttggttgcccttttttaGACAGCTTAAACGATGT TATCATGCATCTGTTTGAAAGCGGAATTCTAGACAGGATAACTATAGCAGAATATGCGGCTCAATCAAGacaaattaccaaaaataaaaatcatcatTCTTCGGATTTAACAGCACTTGAAAGCAGTAAACATAGTACTAACGAGAAGATCAGGGACTTGCAAAATCAGCCCGCAtgcaatgaaaatgaaattataatgCCACTTAACTTCCGATTACTTCAAGGAGCCTTTATTGCTCTAGCAGTGGGTTCCTTTACTGCAG GATCGATGTGTCTCTTGGAAATGTTTTTGTGCCATCTAGTTTTGGACTTAAAATGGGGTGATAATTGTACTAGCTGGCTTACCAATTGGAAAAGAATAAGGCAATTCATTAATTATTCAttcaaaaattaa
- the Ir40a gene encoding ionotropic receptor 40a isoform X3 produces MENLTSLDSLDNSELRVTGGRDHRLLMLLAQHMNFRFKYIEAPGRTQGSFRSEDATASKDSFTGGIGLLQSGHADFFLGDVGLSSERLKAIEYSFFTLADSGAFATHAPRRLNEALAILRPFKPDIWPYLILTIVFSGPMFYFIISIPYLWRRHYITSDVEYFGGLRIYLVYIKEITPCLVPIQHPRVKRPVELFQKCIWFTLRLFLKQSCRELYNGYRAKFLTIVYWVAATYVLADVYSAQLTSQFARPARESPINTLQRLKEAMIYDGYRLYVEKESSSLEMLENGTELFRQLYALMQHQFPNTRSGFLIDSVEAGIKLIADGGEDKAVLGGRETLYFNMQSYGAQNFQLSQKLYTRYSAVAVQIGCPFLDSLNDVIMHLFESGILDRITIAEYAAQSRQITKNKNHHSSDLTALESSKHSTNEKIRDLQNQPACNENEIIMPLNFRLLQGAFIALAVGSFTAGSMCLLEMFLCHLVLDLKWGDNCTSWLTNWKRIRQFINYSFKN; encoded by the exons ATGGAAAACTTAACATCTCTTGACAGTCTGGATAACAGCGAGTTAAGGGTTACGGGTGGACGCGACCACCGCCTGCTCATGCTTTTGGCGCAGCACATGAATTTCCGGTTTAAATATATAGAAGCTCCTGGAAGAACACAAGGATCCTTTAGATCAGAAGATGCTACAGCTTCTAAAGACAGCTTTACGGGTGGAATCGGACTTTTGCAGAGCGGC CATGCCGATTTTTTCTTAGGCGATGTCGGTCTAAGCTCGGAGCGGCTTAAGGCCATTGAATACTCGTTTTTCACTTTGGCCGATTCCGGTGCCTTTGCCACTCATGCCCCAAGACGCCTTAATGAGGCCCTTGCTATTCTGCGACCTTTTAAGCCGGATATCTGGCCATATCTTATTCTTACAATAGTCTTTTCTGGTCCCATgttctattttattatttccatACCTTATCTTTGGCGACGGCACTACATCACATCGGATGTAGAGTATTTTGGAGGACTGCGAATTTATTTGGTATATATTAAAGAGATAACACCCTGTCTGGTGCCTATTCAACATCCGAGGGTAAAAAGGCCAGTCGAACTTTTTCAAAAGTGCATTTGGTTTACATTGAGGCTATTTCTAAAGCAGT CTTGTCGGGAACTGTATAACGGGTATCGAGCTAAATTCTTAACAATTGTATACTGGGTAGCAGCTACCTACGTCTTAGCCGATGTCTACTCCGCACAACTGACAAGCCAGTTTGCACGACCCGCCCGCGAGTCCCCTATCAACACTTTGCAACGCCTGAAAGAAGCCATGATTTATGATGGCTACCGCCTTTATGTAGAAAAGGAGAGTAGCTCGCTAGAGATGCTGGAGAATGGAACGGAACTTTTTAGACAGCTGTATGCTTTAATGCAGCACCAATTTCCCAACACTCGGTCGGGTTTTTTAATTGATTCAGTGGAGGCGGGTATTAAGCTAATAGCCGATGGAGGAGAGGACAAAGCAGTTCTGGGTGGGCGAGAGACACTCTACTTCAACATGCAAAGCTATGGAGCTCAAAACTTTCAGCTCAGCCAAAAGCTATATACTCGCTATTCGGCGGTGGCAGTACAAAttggttgcccttttttaGACAGCTTAAACGATGT TATCATGCATCTGTTTGAAAGCGGAATTCTAGACAGGATAACTATAGCAGAATATGCGGCTCAATCAAGacaaattaccaaaaataaaaatcatcatTCTTCGGATTTAACAGCACTTGAAAGCAGTAAACATAGTACTAACGAGAAGATCAGGGACTTGCAAAATCAGCCCGCAtgcaatgaaaatgaaattataatgCCACTTAACTTCCGATTACTTCAAGGAGCCTTTATTGCTCTAGCAGTGGGTTCCTTTACTGCAG GATCGATGTGTCTCTTGGAAATGTTTTTGTGCCATCTAGTTTTGGACTTAAAATGGGGTGATAATTGTACTAGCTGGCTTACCAATTGGAAAAGAATAAGGCAATTCATTAATTATTCAttcaaaaattaa
- the Ir40a gene encoding ionotropic receptor 40a isoform X1, translated as MFLVLSLFLYALCYLVSSGLSDYACNKSDVSLALSQIISGLRPRPLSIIILYGSNKDFDNCDGERSFPVDDFVKRLHRNYYNSLIFNNREIFFQHIEANLMGAIECVSLILIDPKELLDNLYNRHLTHRLSLYIFYWGANWLPRASLLKFEEPLRAVVVTRPRKHAFRIYYNQAQPSKINHLQLVNWYDTNNLGLKRCPLLPSGASVYKNFDGRVFRVPVFHSPPWFWVAYGNKSDRFMENLTSLDSLDNSELRVTGGRDHRLLMLLAQHMNFRFKYIEAPGRTQGSFRSEDATASKDSFTGGIGLLQSGHADFFLGDVGLSSERLKAIEYSFFTLADSGAFATHAPRRLNEALAILRPFKPDIWPYLILTIVFSGPMFYFIISIPYLWRRHYITSDVEYFGGLRIYLVYIKEITPCLVPIQHPRVKRPVELFQKCIWFTLRLFLKQSCRELYNGYRAKFLTIVYWVAATYVLADVYSAQLTSQFARPARESPINTLQRLKEAMIYDGYRLYVEKESSSLEMLENGTELFRQLYALMQHQFPNTRSGFLIDSVEAGIKLIADGGEDKAVLGGRETLYFNMQSYGAQNFQLSQKLYTRYSAVAVQIGCPFLDSLNDVIMHLFESGILDRITIAEYAAQSRQITKNKNHHSSDLTALESSKHSTNEKIRDLQNQPACNENEIIMPLNFRLLQGAFIALAVGSFTAGSMCLLEMFLCHLVLDLKWGDNCTSWLTNWKRIRQFINYSFKN; from the exons atgttcTTAGTCTTGAGCTTGTTTTTATATGCTCTCTGTTATTTGGTTAGCTCTGGGCTTTCCGACTATGCCTGCAACAAATCGGATGTGTCATTAG cGCTTTCTCAGATTATTAGCGGGCTTAGACCACGACCCCTGTCAATAATAATACTATACGGATCAAATAAAGATTTTGATAATTGCGACGGCGAACGATCTTTTCCCGTGGACGACTTTGTGAAGCGACTTCATCGCAATTACTATAATTCACTAATATTCAACAACAGGGAGATTTTCTTTCAACACATCGAGGCAAATCTAATGGGTGCCATCGAGTGTGTCAGTCTGATTCTAATCGACCCCAAGGAATTATTGGATAACCTTTATAACCGACACTTAACACACCGTCTTAGCCTTTACATTTTCTATTGGGGGGCTAACTGGCTTCCCCGTGCTAGTCTATTAAAATTTGAGGAGCCACTTCGTGCGGTCGTAGTAACCCGCCCTCGAAAACACGCTTTTCGCATATATTATAACCAGGCACAGCCCAGCAAAATAAACCATTTGCAGTTGGTAAATTGGTATGACACTAACAACCTAGGTCTAAAACGCTGTCCACTCCTGCCGTCCGGAGCGTCTgtatacaaaaattttgacGGTCGCGTTTTTCGTGTTCCTGTTTTTCAC TCTCCACCCTGGTTTTGGGTCGCCTATGGGAACAAGAGCGACCGTTTTATGGAAAACTTAACATCTCTTGACAGTCTGGATAACAGCGAGTTAAGGGTTACGGGTGGACGCGACCACCGCCTGCTCATGCTTTTGGCGCAGCACATGAATTTCCGGTTTAAATATATAGAAGCTCCTGGAAGAACACAAGGATCCTTTAGATCAGAAGATGCTACAGCTTCTAAAGACAGCTTTACGGGTGGAATCGGACTTTTGCAGAGCGGC CATGCCGATTTTTTCTTAGGCGATGTCGGTCTAAGCTCGGAGCGGCTTAAGGCCATTGAATACTCGTTTTTCACTTTGGCCGATTCCGGTGCCTTTGCCACTCATGCCCCAAGACGCCTTAATGAGGCCCTTGCTATTCTGCGACCTTTTAAGCCGGATATCTGGCCATATCTTATTCTTACAATAGTCTTTTCTGGTCCCATgttctattttattatttccatACCTTATCTTTGGCGACGGCACTACATCACATCGGATGTAGAGTATTTTGGAGGACTGCGAATTTATTTGGTATATATTAAAGAGATAACACCCTGTCTGGTGCCTATTCAACATCCGAGGGTAAAAAGGCCAGTCGAACTTTTTCAAAAGTGCATTTGGTTTACATTGAGGCTATTTCTAAAGCAGT CTTGTCGGGAACTGTATAACGGGTATCGAGCTAAATTCTTAACAATTGTATACTGGGTAGCAGCTACCTACGTCTTAGCCGATGTCTACTCCGCACAACTGACAAGCCAGTTTGCACGACCCGCCCGCGAGTCCCCTATCAACACTTTGCAACGCCTGAAAGAAGCCATGATTTATGATGGCTACCGCCTTTATGTAGAAAAGGAGAGTAGCTCGCTAGAGATGCTGGAGAATGGAACGGAACTTTTTAGACAGCTGTATGCTTTAATGCAGCACCAATTTCCCAACACTCGGTCGGGTTTTTTAATTGATTCAGTGGAGGCGGGTATTAAGCTAATAGCCGATGGAGGAGAGGACAAAGCAGTTCTGGGTGGGCGAGAGACACTCTACTTCAACATGCAAAGCTATGGAGCTCAAAACTTTCAGCTCAGCCAAAAGCTATATACTCGCTATTCGGCGGTGGCAGTACAAAttggttgcccttttttaGACAGCTTAAACGATGT TATCATGCATCTGTTTGAAAGCGGAATTCTAGACAGGATAACTATAGCAGAATATGCGGCTCAATCAAGacaaattaccaaaaataaaaatcatcatTCTTCGGATTTAACAGCACTTGAAAGCAGTAAACATAGTACTAACGAGAAGATCAGGGACTTGCAAAATCAGCCCGCAtgcaatgaaaatgaaattataatgCCACTTAACTTCCGATTACTTCAAGGAGCCTTTATTGCTCTAGCAGTGGGTTCCTTTACTGCAG GATCGATGTGTCTCTTGGAAATGTTTTTGTGCCATCTAGTTTTGGACTTAAAATGGGGTGATAATTGTACTAGCTGGCTTACCAATTGGAAAAGAATAAGGCAATTCATTAATTATTCAttcaaaaattaa